One Gadus morhua chromosome 1, gadMor3.0, whole genome shotgun sequence DNA segment encodes these proteins:
- the LOC115546522 gene encoding chorion class high-cysteine HCA protein 12-like, with protein sequence MPCVSTCVCVCVRARACVCVCVCVCVCVCVCVCVCVCVCVCVCVCVCVCVCVFVCLCVCVCVCACVCVCACLLIDVHVSVCVCVCVCVCVCVCVCVCVCVCVCVCVCVCVCVCVCVWVCVGVCVWVCVGVCVCVCVCVCVCVCVCVCVCVCVCVCVGVCLSLLICVCVCVCVCVCVCVCVCVCVCVCVCVRVCVCV encoded by the exons ATGCCGTGTGttagtacgtgtgtgtgtgtgtgtgtccgggcgcgcgcgtgtgtgtgtgtgtgtgtgtgtgtgtgtgtgtgtgtgtgtgtgtgtgtgtgtgtgtgtgtgtgtgtgtgtgtgtgtgtgtgtgtgtgtgtgtgtgtgtgtgtgtgtgtgtttgtgtgtttgtgtgtgtgtgtgtgcgtgtgtgcatgtgtatgcgtatgcGCGTGTCT GTTGATAGATGTGcatgtttcggtgtgtgtgtgtgtgtgtgtgtgtgtgtgtgtgtgtgtgtgtgtgtgtgtgtgtgtgtgtgtgtgtgtgtgtgtgtgtgtgtgtgtgtgtgtgtgtgtgtgtgtgtgtgtgtgggtgtgtgtgggtgtgtgtgtgtgggtgtgtgtgggggtgtgtgtgtgtgtgtgtgtgtgtgtgtgtgtgtgtgtgtgtgtgtgtgtgtgtgtgtgtgtgtgtgtgtgtgtgtgtgttggtgtgtgtttgt CCCTGCTGA tatgtgtgtgtgtgtgtgtgtgtgtatgtgtgtgtgtgtgtgtgtgtgtgtgtgtgtgtgtgtgtgtgtgtgtgtgtgtccgtgtgtgtgtgtgtgtg
- the LOC115546512 gene encoding uncharacterized protein LOC115546512: MFTTRLCTSVYLFITASNTPFPSFFKILSPSLSFLLPLFLSFSFSQTPPPTISSSVHAPPSPLLLCHGAHPLPPLSLSLSLSLSLSLCLSASLSQPSWQRCQSGQAEQHERSARQSGGLSRGWQSELAYVCVCSESCVFVSISLLVNVTPWFGCVCVCVCVCVCVYPSIIFPYCDRTQLCGRVYFFLFSVFRFLSLGTGCKILAMVLRVGFLRCVCVCVCVCASSCVCVSRHPSVTQCIDRRSHASRRGLWEGGVAVRDCALLLSSPLFPPSRPSSPPVLLPRPALTHRLQVFSSFFVIQWHLSLLPDPPPVSL, encoded by the coding sequence ATGTTTACCACCCGTCTCTGTACCTCTGTCTACCTGTTCATTACAGCTTCAAATACAccttttccttccttttttaaaattctttctccctccctttctttccttcttcctctctttctttctttctctttttctcagaCCCCCCCTCCTACTATCTCTTCTTCTGTGcacgcccctccctctcctcttcttctgtgtcACGGtgctcaccccctcccccctctctctctctctctctctctctctctctctctctctctctgtctgtctgcctctctctcccagccctcTTGGCAGCGGTGCCAAAGTGGGCAGGCAGAGCAGCATGAGCGCAGTGCTAGGCAGAGTGGAGGGTTATCCAGGGGCTGGCAGTCAGAACTAgcgtatgtatgcgtgtgttccgagtcctgtgtgtttgtgagcatcAGTCTTCTCGTTAATGTGACACCATggttcgggtgtgtgtgtgtgtgtgtgtgtgtgtgtgtgtgtgtgtatccgagCATTATATTTCCGTATTGCGACCGTACGCAATTGTGTGGTAgagtttatttctttcttttttcagtttttagATTTCTCTCTTTGGGAACAGGGTGCAAGATACTGGCAATGGTTCTCCGCGTGGGttttttgaggtgtgtgtgtgtgtgtgtgtgcgtgtgtgcgtcctcgtgtgtgtgtgtcagcagacATCCCTCTGTCACCCAGTGTATAGACAGACGCAGTCACGCCAGTAGGAGGGGATTGTGGGAAGGGGGTGTAGCTGTTAGAGATtgtgctctccttctctcttcccccctcttcccGCCATCACggccctcttctcctccagtcCTCTTGCCCAGGCCGGCGCTCACACACAGGCTCCAGgtattttcctctttttttgtaATCCAGTGGCACCTTTCTCTGTTGCCAGACCCCCCACCTGTTTCTCTTTAA